A single genomic interval of Helianthus annuus cultivar XRQ/B chromosome 13, HanXRQr2.0-SUNRISE, whole genome shotgun sequence harbors:
- the LOC110872164 gene encoding histone H3.2: MARTKQTARKSTGGKAPRKQLATKAARKSAPATGGVKKPHRFRPGTVALREIRKYQKSTELLIRKLPFQRLVREIAQDFKTDLRFQSSAVAALQEASEAYLVGLFEDTNLCAIHAKRVTIMPKDMQLARRIRGERA, translated from the coding sequence ATGGCAAGAACAAAGCAAACCGCCCGCAAATCAACCGGAGGAAAAGCTCCAAGAAAGCAACTGGCAACAAAAGCCGCTCGGAAATCAGCTCCGGCGACCGGAGGAGTGAAGAAACCACACAGATTCAGGCCAGGAACGGTGGCGCTAAGGGAGATCCGAAAGTACCAGAAGAGTACGGAGCTGTTGATCCGGAAACTTCCGTTTCAGAGGCTGGTGAGAGAAATCGCTCAGGATTTCAAAACGGATCTGAGGTTTCAGAGCAGTGCGGTTGCCGCTTTACAAGAGGCGTCGGAAGCGTATCTGGTAGGGTTGTTTGAGGATACGAATTTGTGTGCGATTCATGCTAAGAGAGTTACGATTATGCCCAAGGATATGCAGTTGGCTAGGAGGATTAGAGGGGAAAGGGCTTAG